One genomic region from Cucumis melo cultivar AY chromosome 9, USDA_Cmelo_AY_1.0, whole genome shotgun sequence encodes:
- the LOC103482671 gene encoding protein DETOXIFICATION 56 — protein MSVTVSSSTLESGSSPRITKWVSKDFINSILSELKLQRGIALPLIAMNLTWFVKIAITTAFLGRLGDLPLAAGTLGFTFANVTGFSVLNGLCCAMEPICGQAFGAKNFKLLHKTLFMSIFLLLLATLPISFLWLNVDTILIHFGQQKDISIAAKTYLFYLLPDLLITSFLCPLKSYLSSQTETLPTMLSSALALALHVPINIFLAKSKGLIGVSIAIWVTDFVAMISLAIYVWLKQSMSNNEEGGGWFDQTVQDWVRLLKLSGPCCLTTCLEWWCYEILILLTGRLPNAKQAVGTIAIVLNFDYLLYSVMLSLATCASARVSNELGRNSGLAARWSAGVSVVGSVVVGLMGAAAMVAGRGEWGRIFTRDEEVVRMVKKMLVLMAAIEVVNFPVAVCGGVVRGVGKPLMGLGASLGGFYGVALPLGVVLGFKVGVGLGGLLIGFLVGVFVCLVLLMVFVWRIDWGKEAQAAQLMAKDGEVVVVDNVKT, from the coding sequence ATGTCTGTAACTGTATCTTCTTCAACCTTGGAATCTGGATCAAGCCCAAGAATTACGAAATGGGTTTCAAAAGATTTCATCAACTCCATTCTTTCCGAGCTGAAATTACAAAGAGGCATCGCTCTTCCACTCATCGCTATGAACTTAACATGGTTTGTAAAGATAGCCATTACCACTGCTTTCCTTGGCCGTCTCGGCGATCTTCCATTAGCCGCCGGAACACTCGGTTTCACCTTCGCAAATGTCACCGGCTTTTCCGTTTTGAATGGTCTCTGTTGTGCCATGGAACCCATTTGCGGTCAAGCCTTCGGCGCCAAGAATTTCAAACTCCTTCACAAAACTCTGTTCATGTCCATCTTCCTTTTACTCCTCGCTACACTTCCAATTTCTTTCCTCTGGCTCAACGTCGACACAATCTTGATCCATTTCGGTCAACAAAAAGACATTTCAATTGCCGCTAAAACCTATCTTTTCTATCTTCTCCCTGATTTGTTAATCACTTCATTCCTCTGCCCATTGAAATCGTATCTCAGTTCACAAACAGAGACGCTCCCGACCATGTTGTCCTCTGCTCTGGCTTTGGCTCTTCATGTACCCATCAACATTTTTCTTGCTAAATCCAAGGGATTAATTGGGGTTTCCATAGCGATTTGGGTAACAGATTTTGTAGCAATGATTTCATTAGCGATTTACGTTTGGTTGAAACAAAGTATGAGTAATAATGAAGAAGGTGGGGGGTGGTTTGATCAAACGGTTCAAGATTGGGTTCGCCTATTGAAGCTTTCAGGTCCGTGTTGCTTAACCACCTGTCTTGAATGGTGGTGTTACGAGATTCTGATACTTCTCACCGGCCGTCTTCCCAATGCTAAACAAGCCGTAGGGACCATAGCTATAGTATTAAACTTCGATTATTTGCTTTACTCTGTTATGTTATCGTTAGCCACGTGTGCGTCGGCGCGTGTGTCGAACGAGTTGGGTCGGAACAGTGGGTTGGCGGCGAGGTGGTCGGCGGGGGTATCGGTGGTGGGGAGTGTGGTGGTTGGATTGATGGGGGCGGCGGCGATGGTGGCGGGGAGAGGGGAATGGGGGAGGATTTTTACTAGAGATGAAGAGGTTGTGAGAATGGTGAAGAAGATGCTGGTTTTGATGGCGGCGATTGAGGTGGTGAATTTTCCGGTGGCGGTTTGTGGCGGAGTAGTGAGAGGAGTGGGGAAGCCGTTGATGGGGTTGGGTGCGAGTCTTGGTGGGTTCTATGGAGTGGCTTTGCCTTTGGGGGTGGTGTTGGGGTTTAAAGTTGGGGTTGGGCTTGGTGGGCTTTTGATTGGGTTCTTGGTTGGAGTGTTTGTGTGTTTGGTTTTGTTAATGGTTTTTGTTTGGAGGATTGATTGGGGGAAAGAAGCTCAAGCGGCTCAACTCATGGCTAAAGATGGAGAGGTCGTTGTTGTTGATAATGTAAAAACATGA